A genomic region of Chloracidobacterium sp. contains the following coding sequences:
- a CDS encoding histidine kinase, protein KDVGKGTGLGLAVCYGIISEHDGRISVRSNVGKGTTFSIFLPVTSVS, encoded by the coding sequence CCAAGGATGTCGGTAAGGGCACAGGTCTGGGCCTCGCGGTCTGCTACGGCATCATCTCTGAACACGACGGACGCATAAGCGTGCGCTCGAATGTCGGAAAAGGTACGACTTTCAGCATCTTCCTACCTGTAACCTCGGTCTCCTGA